The nucleotide sequence ATGTACGAACCAGTAGGCTATGAAGCCTATGGGGAAGTCGATTTTCTGCCAAATGGGCAAGAGGCCATGGTGCCTCCTGCAAATACGATTTCGCGGGGATGGATTCCTTATGGTTACGAAAACACACCGGAAGGTAAAGAGTTGGCCAGGGTACAAAAGAGCCCCTTAGATTCGTTGAACATTGAATCTGATTTGGCGGTTGGTGCCGAGTTGTATACCATTTATTGTGCGATTTGTCATGGTGACAAGGGCGACGGTCAGGGTACATTGGTAAAAAGAGAAAAGATTTTAGGGGTACCGAGTTACGCCGATGAGGCGCGTAACATTACTATAGGTACGGCTTACCATACAATTCAGTACGGTTTGAACTCAATGGGGTCTTATGCATCTCAATTGGATACCAAAGAGATGTGGCAGGTTTCGGAGTACGTGATGAAATTGAAACAAGACTTAACGAAATAATACTTAGAAAAGGGATATGTATACGTTTTCAAACAAATTAAAGATCGGTTCCTTTGTTTTAATGGCGCTTGGAATACTTGGTATTGCAATCGGATTCATTTCGGCACCGAGTACCGTTGAAGAAGCAAAAGCTATTGTTGCCAGCCATGGTGACGCACACGGTGATGCTCATGGTGCTACGGACGCACATGCCGCGGTTGCTGCCGATGCGCATGGTGAAGCGGCAGAAGCGCACGATGCCTCGCATGACGAGCATGTTTTTCACCAATTAAGGAACAAGCCATGGGCGGCGCTTTACGTTGCGGCATTCTTTTTCTTTATGATCGCATTGGGAGTATTGGCCTTTTATGCCATTCAACGAGCGGCCCAAGCGGGTTGGTCGCCATTGCTATTTCGTGTGATGGAAGGAATTACCGCCTATTTGGTGCCGGGTGGTATAATAGTATTTGTAATATTGGTACTTTCCGTATTGCACATGAATCACCTATTTGTTTGGATGGATCCCGAAGTGGTGGCGCATGATCACCTTTTACAAGGAAAATCCGGGTATTTGAACCCTACTTTCTTCTTGATTCGTGCCGCTATATTCTTAGGCGGATGGATATTCTATAGGGAATACTCTAGAAAGCTTTCACTTAGACAAGATGAATCGGATGATAATTCCAATTTTAAATTGAACTTTAGATGGTCTGCCGCTTTCTTGGTATTCTATTTGGTTTCCGAGTCTATTATGTCTTGGGATTGGATCATGAGTGTTGACCCACACTGGTTCAGTACACTTTTTGGATGGTATGTGTTTGCAAGTATGTTCGTGTCGGGTATTACGGTAATCGCTATGATAACCATATACTTGAAATCGAAAGGATACTTACCAGATGTTAATGATAGCCATATTCATGATTTGGCCAAGTTTATGTTCGGTATCAGTATTTTCTGGACCTATCTTTGGTTCTCTCAGTTTATGTTGATCTGGTATTCTAATATTCCTGAGGAAGTTACGTATTACGTAACTCGAATTGCCGATTATAGATTACCGTTTTTCGGAATGGTCGCTATGAACTTTTTATTCCCAGTATTGCTCTTGATGAATAGTGATTACAAACGTTTGAATTGGTTTGTGGTTCTTACGGGTATCGTTATTCTAGCAGGGCACTATATGGATATCTTTAATATGATAATGCCATCTACGGTGGGTGATCAATGGTTTATCGGTATTCCTGAGATAGGATCGATACTATTCTTTGCTGGAGCCTTTATTTTCTGGGTTTTCCGTGCCTTGAGCAGTGCGCCTTTACAACCGAAACGAAATCCGTTTATAGAAGAAAGCAGGCATTTTCATTATTAGTAATTTTAACGTATAATAGTAGAACGTACGATGACTACATTATTGACTTTAGTGGTTTTGGCCCTTGTGGCAATAGCGATTTGGCAGATGACGAAGATTTTCGAACTGTCCCAGCTCAAGGCCGAAAATTCTCAAATAGCTAACGATTCAGATAACAAGACGAACGGATATCTACTGTTTGCGTTTCTTATCTTTATCTATGGTATAACCATTTTCAGCTTTTGGAATTATGGTAAATACTTACTACCGGAAGCTGCATCCGAGCACGGTGGCGATTACGACTCCCTAATGTTGGTGTCTATGGTGATCATTTTCATCGTACAGACCTTGACTCAGGCTTTACTTCATTATTTCGGATACAAATACAGGGGTGTTAAAGGAAGAAAGGCACTTTTCTTTGCCGATAACGACCGTTTGGAGTTTATTTGGACGATTATTCCTGTAATTGTATTGGCAGGTCTTATCCTTTGGGGATTGTACACGTGGACCAATATTATGGATATCAATGACGAGGATGATCCTATTGTTGTAGAACTATATGCACAGCAGTTTAGCTGGACGGCCAGATACGCCGGTGATGATAATGTCTTGGGGAAGGCCAACGTTAGAATGATCGACATCAACAAGGCCAATGTTCTTGGGTTGGATGAATCTGACACCTATGCGGCCGATGATATCATCGTAAAAGAATTGCACTTGCCCGTGGGTAGAAAGGTGAATTTCAAAATGCGTTCACAAGATGTGTTGCATTCTGCTTACATGCCTCACTTTAGGGCGCAAATGAACTGTGTACCCGGTATGATTACCGAGTTCTCTTTTACACCGATTTACACAACTGAGGAAATGCGTCAGAATCCCGATGTTGCCGCGAAGGTAAAACGAACCAACGAAATCAGGGCTGAGAGAGCCGCTAGGGGTGAAGATAATTCTGATCCTTGGGAATTCGATTATGTCTTGCTTTGTAACAAGATTTGTGGAAAGTCGCATTACAACATGCAAATGAAAATTATCGTCGAGACCCAAGAAGAGTATGACGCTTGGATTGCCGA is from Zobellia galactanivorans and encodes:
- a CDS encoding cytochrome c oxidase subunit II; amino-acid sequence: MTTLLTLVVLALVAIAIWQMTKIFELSQLKAENSQIANDSDNKTNGYLLFAFLIFIYGITIFSFWNYGKYLLPEAASEHGGDYDSLMLVSMVIIFIVQTLTQALLHYFGYKYRGVKGRKALFFADNDRLEFIWTIIPVIVLAGLILWGLYTWTNIMDINDEDDPIVVELYAQQFSWTARYAGDDNVLGKANVRMIDINKANVLGLDESDTYAADDIIVKELHLPVGRKVNFKMRSQDVLHSAYMPHFRAQMNCVPGMITEFSFTPIYTTEEMRQNPDVAAKVKRTNEIRAERAARGEDNSDPWEFDYVLLCNKICGKSHYNMQMKIIVETQEEYDAWIAEQKTFGQNMGQADAGSTEDFGKLETATASH
- a CDS encoding c-type cytochrome, producing MNSFSKIGIVFGLLLCVTACADKNSPNYQYMPNMYEPVGYEAYGEVDFLPNGQEAMVPPANTISRGWIPYGYENTPEGKELARVQKSPLDSLNIESDLAVGAELYTIYCAICHGDKGDGQGTLVKREKILGVPSYADEARNITIGTAYHTIQYGLNSMGSYASQLDTKEMWQVSEYVMKLKQDLTK